A region from the Triticum urartu cultivar G1812 chromosome 1, Tu2.1, whole genome shotgun sequence genome encodes:
- the LOC125532751 gene encoding uncharacterized protein LOC125532751 produces the protein MAAGHASASEPPCPSTRPRSTLWLNPSPHSPPSRRSLPRNTRLTPSSPWPPSPSRPSSSLAPGSVTFCFIYDDYFACEEQINRRHNIARDRPQLCLRPRSSAASIRPPRPSPGFFELSPGTAKTNILGMT, from the exons ATGGCCGCCGGCCACGCGTCGGCATCCGAGCCACCTTGCCCGTCTACAAGACCTCGCTCGACGCTGTGGTTGAACCCTAGCCCGCACTCTCCCCCCTCGCGCCGCTCTCTTCCCCGCAACACTCGACTGACGCCGTCATCGCCATGGCCGCCGTCCCCCTCGCGCCCATCGAGCTCCCTGGCGCCTGGGAGTGTGACCTTCTGCTTCATCTACGATGACTACTTCGCCTGCGAGGAGCAGATCAATCGGAGACACAACATCGCAAGGGATCGACCTCAACTTTGTCTTCGGCCACGGAGCTCCGCCGCTTCAATCCGTCCCCCTCGACCTTCCCCCGGCTTCTTCGAGCTCTCCCCCGGAACCGCG aaaacaaatattctcggaatgacctga